Proteins encoded within one genomic window of Haematobia irritans isolate KBUSLIRL chromosome 5, ASM5000362v1, whole genome shotgun sequence:
- the wash gene encoding WASH complex subunit washout: MFTVPLIPPDLRHEETIIQAAFALDSLQSTINRIFQCIDKRIERNNAKVEELQNRIKKSQQKISSLQGTRKAIHIYAPARFPANHVFKDGIPVTFGEDNKPEDTRHYEVKSKVDLSLPNINEKLVFFHVRENNQRLGFDNNITKERLNIKQSQDLGAMPTELKSVASVLLFNSEYSPYTQEDEDAEKTENWKRSKLFKTKRTQKSAAGGQTTTKQVLEPAPHSLAHRNEKQTPSGGLKYTPKLIEAPELDLPWDLPDLQGIADDVRFESQEAKQKIAPSLEIVVESLPDLDLLIENSSKDREAVTQGKGIKSDNKGDQYECLPPPPPPPPQPQLTSLAPPPPPPLPPSSEEKKTTAVPKPSTTDSRSELMAAIRNAGGMGKAALKRAAAPVTSNEKGDDNLTAAGNSQQGKANASSGDLMTDLHNKLLMRRKGISGAKDNMNNASKNNTLNTGSPSGNPVISRLSSLIPPPPPKTKNSSEEDDSNDTDWVD; the protein is encoded by the coding sequence ATGTTTACCGTTCCTCTAATACCACCCGATTTACGTCACGAGGAAACTATTATCCAAGCAGCCTTTGCTTTAGACTCGCTTCAGAGTACTATTAATCGAATATTTCAATGCATTGACAAGAGAATAGAAAGAAATAATGCAAAGGTGGAGGAACTTCAAAATCGTATAAAGAAATCCCAACAAAAGATCTCCAGTTTACAAGGAACGCGAAAGGCTATTCATATCTATGCTCCTGCACGTTTTCCGGCAAATCATGTCTTCAAAGACGGAATACCAGTAACATTTGGGGAGGACAACAAACCCGAAGATACTAGACACTATGAAGTAAAATCAAAAGTCGACTTGTCTTTACCCAATATTAATGAAAAGCTGGTCTTTTTCCACGTCAGAGAAAACAATCAAAGGCTCGGATTTGATAATAATATAACTAAGGAacgattaaatataaaacaaagtcAAGATTTGGGTGCCATGCCAACTGAGCTAAAATCTGTTGCATCGGTATTGTTGTTTAATAGTGAATACAGTCCCTATACACAGGAAGATGAGGACGCAGAGAAGACAGAAAATTGGAAACGTTCAAAACTGTTTAAGACCAAGAGGACTCAAAAAAGTGCAGCTGGGGGTCAGACAACGACAAAACAAGTTCTGGAACCAGCCCCGCATTCTTTGGCCCATAGGAATGAAAAACAGACACCTTCGGGAGGTTTGAAATATACTCCTAAATTGATAGAAGCACCAGAGCTAGATTTACCTTGGGATTTGCCAGATCTACAAGGAATAGCAGATGACGTTCGTTTTGAAAGTCAGGAAGCAAAACAAAAGATAGCGCCGTCTTTGGAGATAGTAGTGGAATCTTTGCCTGATTTGGATCTTTTAATTGAGAATAGTTCAAAAGATAGAGAAGCTGTAACCCAGGGCAAAGGTATCAAGTCTGACAATAAAGGGGATCAATACGAATGTCTACCGCCTcccccaccaccaccaccacaaccACAATTAACTTCATTGGCACCCCCACCTCCACCACCTTTGCCACCTTCTAGTGAAGAAAAGAAGACTACAGCCGTTCCTAAGCCTTCTACGACCGATTCTAGATCTGAATTAATGGCGGCAATACGTAATGCCGGTGGCATGGGAAAAGCAGCTTTAAAACGTGCTGCTGCCCCCGTAACATCTAACGAGAAGGGGGATGATAATTTAACCGCGGCAGGTAATTCTCAGCAAGGGAAAGCTAATGCGAGTTCCGGAGATTTGATGACTGATTTGCATAATAAACTCTTAATGAGAAGGAAAGGTATATCGGGAGCGAAAGACAATATGAATAACGCCAGCAAAAATAATACACTCAATACGGGCTCACCTTCTGGAAATCCAGTAATATCGAGACTATCTTCTTTGATTCCACCACCACCGCCGAAAACTAAAAATTCTTCAGAAGAAGATGATTCCAATGACACTGATTGGGTAGACTAA
- the PRAS40 gene encoding proline-rich Akt substrate 40 kDa, producing the protein MLSCKCLNFIASTANQSQGTTPAFSLTDAFRQAFLQKYPRSFIFYSQCMDFFKQAIGPISDLTINSISQKDLIYSLTLEITVSGQQLQSWQLSICSNCNVVLCAKLVGDSANSQQQTPASYLINCGILTNNEELSQKRADKSYSETFGILIMDNLKVETSSNSQNQSNALVIGSLSASFATGSSMTTHLDSKQLRLRQLQSNLQQRLQREIAETDERIQRYTEQQFALLKSFREKSEQEYQMLVSLIQSIPEQQANEWLDRQPPNLDVSSNGGSLPYGASRRRNTISNRRDLNTTAPTTPTTTQPPSNIFLESKEKTNSEAVPNFSSTSAITTNNSRAAEDVVKNITVSSPSSSVNTTAVTSAVVGSVSSSISNRKMSNFDTPPATPEAPMSVGNSPTFRQQQQQQNISFVGQQSFQQQYPTPTVETADDCLFELEGVDAAATANTNTSYTNSPIYLQNPPSPMRQQHNQNVSHQILPVFSSFMNNRTMYQQSDSHQMSDLDESDGAEEAEDALDLDSSMPIAMATPQRRANASNIANFAKSLPIEIANSPLANGRSYIALDSDEDELDNNVDIAASIKALAKSVHGEAVFGDLPRPRLRSQI; encoded by the exons ATGTTGTCGTGTAAATGTTTAAACTTTATTGCATCCACTGCCAATCAATCGCAGGGCACAACTCCTGCGTTCTCTCTAACAGATGCTTTCCGGCAAGCCTTTCTTCAAAAGTACCCGCGAAGCTTTATATTCTACTCACAATGCATGGACTTCTTCAAACAG GCTATTGGCCCAATATCAGATTTAACCATTAATTCGATCAGTCAAAAAGATCTTATTTATAGTTTAACTCTGGAAATAACCGTATCAGGTCAACAATTACAATCCTGGCAGTTAAGCATCTGCAGTAATTGCAATGTTGTCCTTTGTGCCAAACTTGTTGGCGACTCTGCAAACTCACAGCAACAGACTCCTGCATCATATTTAATAAACTGTGGCATATTAACCAATAACGAGGAACTATCGCAAAAAAGAGCTGATAAGTCATACTCGGAAACATTTGGTATATTAATAATGGATAATCTCAAAGTTGAGACGTCTTCGAATAGTCAAAACCAATCGAATGCCCTAGTTATAGGTTCATTATCGGCATCTTTTGCAACAGGTAGTAGTATGACGACTCATTTGGATTCGAAGCAACTTCGACTCAGACAATTGCAGTCAAATTTACAACAACGTCTACAGCGTGAGATAGCTGAAACCGATGAACGGATTCAGCGTTACACTGAACAGCAATTTGCTTTGTTGAAAAGTTTCCGTGAAAAGTCTGAACAAGAATATCAAATGCTGGTATCGCTAATTCAGAGCATACCAGAGCAGCAAGCCAATGAATGGTTAGATCGCCAACCTCCCAATTTGGATGTTAGTAGCAATGGTGGAAGCTTGCCATATGGTGCTTCGCGGAGACGCAACACTATTTCGAACCGAAGAGATTTAAATACCACCGCTCCAACAACGCCAACTACCACACAACCGCCATCTAATATCTTCCTTGAAAGCAAGGAGAAAACTAATTCTGAAGCCGTTCCGAATTTTTCATCGACTAGTGCCATAACCACAAATAATAGTCGGGCGGCCGAAGATGTTGTTAAAAATATAACTGTATCATCTCCTTCATCGTCAGTGAATACGACCGCTGTTACTTCAGCGGTTGTTGGTAGTGTTAGCAGCTCAATTTCCAATCGTAAAATGTCGAACTTTGACACTCCACCCGCCACACCAGAAGCTCCTATGAGTGTGGGCAATAGTCCCACTTTTcgccaacagcaacaacaacaaaatatttcatttgttgGCCAACAATCTTTCCAGCAACAATATCCAACTCCTACTGTTGAAACAGCTGATGATTGTCTATTCGAGCTTGAAGGTGTTGATGCTGCGGCAACTGCTAATACAAACACCTCTTATACAAATTCTCCAATATATCTACAAAACCCGCCTTCGCCAATGCGTCAGCAACATAATCAAAATGTGTCACATCAAATACTGCCCGTTTTTAGTAGCTTTATGAACAATCGTACAATGTATCAACAATCGGATAGTCACCAAATGAGTGACTTAGATGAAAGTGATGGTGCTGAAGAAGCTGAAG ACGCATTGGATTTAGATAGTTCAATGCCTATAGCTATGGCAACTCCCCAAAGGCGTGCTAATGCCTCGAACATAGCGAATTTCGCCAAGAGTTTACCAATTGAAATAGCAAACTCTCCCCTTGCAAATGGTCGCAGCTATATAGCATTAGACTCGGACGAAGAT GAACTGGACAATAATGTGGATATTGCTGCAAGCATCAAAGCTCTAGCTAAAAGTGTGCATGGTGAAGCTGTTTTTGGCGACTTACCAAGACCACGTTTACGTTCACAAAtctaa
- the LOC142241506 gene encoding transmembrane protein 14 homolog has protein sequence MPTDLIGYLYAATVAAGGIMGYVKAGSVPSLGAGLAFGAILGLGAHYNSQDPPRPLLQLGTSLVLAGVMGARFQKSGKMMPAGMICVISIAALIRNVITYNRYLPVPGRN, from the exons ATGCCAACCGACCTTATTGGATATTTGTACGCGGCTACTGTTGCTGCTGGCGGCATAATGGGCTACGTCAAAGCTG GTTCCGTGCCTTCATTAGGAGCCGGTTTAGCTTTTGGGGCTATATTGGGTTTGGGTGCCCATTACAACTCTCAAGATCCACCCAGACCACTTCTCCAATTGGGTACCTCTTTGGTTCTAGCTGGTGTTATGGGAGCAAGATTCCAGAAATCAGGAAAGATGATGCCAGCCGGAATGATATGCGTGATTTCAATTGCCGCTCTTATAAGGAATGTTATAACATATAATCGTTATTTACCAGTACCGGGAAGGAATTAA